A genomic window from Bacteroidales bacterium includes:
- a CDS encoding tryptophan-rich sensory protein — protein sequence MKANQVGKLVASILLPLCVGGIAGMFTTEAIPGWYASLNQPSFNPPNWVFGPVWTMLYILMGISLYMVWKQEAGKQRNQAILIFMLQLMLNFGWSFLFFYFNLIGIALLEIIALWIMIVLMLINFRKIKPLAAYLNIPYLLWVSFATALNAAYFILN from the coding sequence ATGAAAGCAAACCAGGTTGGAAAATTAGTTGCATCAATCCTGTTGCCACTTTGTGTTGGTGGTATTGCCGGAATGTTTACGACAGAGGCAATTCCGGGATGGTATGCTTCGCTCAATCAACCTTCCTTCAATCCTCCAAACTGGGTTTTCGGACCGGTGTGGACCATGCTGTATATCCTTATGGGTATCTCGTTGTACATGGTTTGGAAACAGGAGGCCGGCAAGCAGCGAAATCAGGCGATTCTGATTTTTATGTTGCAGCTGATGTTGAATTTCGGATGGAGTTTCCTCTTTTTCTATTTCAATCTGATTGGGATTGCCTTATTAGAAATCATTGCCCTTTGGATAATGATCGTTTTAATGCTGATCAACTTCAGGAAGATAAAACCACTGGCGGCCTACCTCAACATCCCCTACCTGTTATGGGTAAGTTTTGCAACGGCCCTGAATGCGGCGTATTTTATCCTGAATTAA
- a CDS encoding T9SS type A sorting domain-containing protein encodes MNNLLFAVNTQFDSTFNEDAKWIVEINTQTGEVIERGQIVGFPYYLAGSSSFDQNSGTFLLVGFDEAFNEKMIAFNTLDNTLYAGYVPSMVSEIICDNYSFARSAYSTTSIPEFELAVFSISPNPAISKFTVKTDDSEEASSLKIRDMSGRICLSMNIQDQETEIYTDQLGKGLYVVTLQNSKGTKNQKLIIQ; translated from the coding sequence GTGAATAATCTTCTTTTTGCTGTCAATACCCAGTTTGATTCAACCTTTAATGAAGACGCAAAGTGGATCGTTGAGATCAACACACAAACCGGTGAGGTAATTGAAAGGGGACAGATAGTAGGGTTCCCTTATTACCTGGCAGGTTCCTCCTCCTTTGACCAGAATTCGGGGACTTTCCTGCTGGTGGGATTTGATGAGGCTTTTAATGAAAAAATGATTGCTTTTAACACTCTTGACAATACACTTTATGCGGGTTATGTGCCTTCTATGGTCTCGGAAATTATCTGCGATAATTACTCTTTTGCCAGAAGCGCCTACAGCACAACTTCAATTCCGGAATTCGAATTAGCAGTATTTTCCATTTCCCCTAATCCTGCGATCAGTAAATTCACTGTTAAAACTGATGATTCAGAAGAAGCCTCAAGTCTGAAGATTCGGGATATGAGTGGCAGGATATGCCTATCAATGAACATTCAGGATCAGGAAACAGAAATTTACACTGATCAGCTTGGGAAGGGATTATATGTAGTCACTCTGCAAAACAGCAAGGGGACTAAAAACCAAAAGTTGATTATACAGTAG